Proteins encoded together in one Musa acuminata AAA Group cultivar baxijiao chromosome BXJ3-6, Cavendish_Baxijiao_AAA, whole genome shotgun sequence window:
- the LOC135641062 gene encoding laccase-24-like: protein MAWSSSALLFTFAFIGFVADAAIVEHTFRVGNLTLTRLCEERVVTAVNGQMPGPTIDVNEGDTLVVHAINESPTNMTIHWHGVYQRLSAWADGPNMVTQCSVRPGNNYTYRFNVTGQEGTLWWHAHFSLLRVTVYGALIIRPRGGAAALPFSQPDHEANILLGEWWNGNPIDVLNAAYVSGSAPNVSDAFTINGQPGDLYNCSKKHTYKLEVVSGKTYWLRIINAAVNGQFFFKVAGHNFTVVAVDATYTKPYETDVVVIAPGQTVDALMVANAAPGSYYMAARPYISAGPEGPPVDLSTTTGIVKYASVNSSSAPVMPALPGLYDTPTAHRFYTNLTALVRPGDPTVPLDVDEKMFVTIGSGIVPCSPPQFLCNKTTGSASASMNNVSFVFPPTTPFLVAHYNNLSIYKTDFPDNPPVFFDFTNPAVNTDPALRSLRNTVQDIRLKKVKYNATVEIVLQNTAIEGAENHPIHLHSFNFFVLAQGFGNYNATAAVSSFNLVDPQVRNTIAVPAGGWAVIRFVANNPGVWFMHCHFDIHLALGLGTAFWVENGNTPDSILPPPPPDYPTC, encoded by the exons ATGGCTTGGTCCTCCTCTGCGCTGCTGTTCACCTTCGCCTTCATCGGCTTTGTGGCGGATGCAGCGATCGTGGAGCACACCTTCCGT GTTGGAAATCTGACTCTGACACGGCTGTGCGAAGAGAGAGTGGTGACTGCAGTGAACGGCCAAATGCCTGGCCCGACGATAGATGTCAACGAAGGTGACACGCTGGTCGTCCATGCCATCAACGAATCGCCCACCAACATGACGATTCACTG GCACGGCGTGTACCAGAGGCTGAGCGCTTGGGCTGACGGGCCAAACATGGTCACTCAGTGCTCGGTACGCCCCGGGAACAACTACACCTACAGGTTCAACGTCACGGGCCAAGAAGGCACGCTTTGGTGGCACGCCCACTTCTCCCTCCTCCGGGTTACGGTCTATGGAGCCCTCATCATCCGTCCCAGAGGCGGCGCTGCGGCCTTGCCCTTCTCCCAGCCCGACCATGAAGCCAACATCTTACTCG GGGAGTGGTGGAACGGCAATCCGATCGATGTGTTGAACGCGGCCTACGTTTCCGGTAGTGCCCCCAACGTCTCCGATGCATTCACCATCAATGGCCAGCCCGGCGACTTGTACAATTGCTCCAAGAAGC ACACCTACAAGCTCGAAGTCGTTTCCGGGAAGACCTACTGGCTCCGGATCATCAACGCTGCAGTCAATGGTCAGTTCTTCTTCAAGGTTGCCGGGCACAACTTCACGGTTGTCGCCGTGGACGCCACCTACACCAAGCCTTACGAGACCGACGTGGTAGTCATCGCCCCCGGCCAGACGGTGGACGCTCTCATGGTCGCCAACGCCGCCCCGGGCAGCTACTACATGGCCGCCCGCCCCTACATCAGCGCAGGTCCTGAAGGCCCACCCGTCGACCTCAGCACCACCACCGGCATCGTCAAGTACGCGTCCGTCAACAGTTCTTCTGCCCCCGTGATGCCGGCCTTGCCGGGCCTCTACGACACCCCGACCGCCCACCGATTCTACACCAACCTGACCGCTCTCGTTAGGCCGGGGGATCCCACCGTCCCTCTCGACGTGGATGAGAAGATGTTCGTCACCATCGGGTCGGGCATCGTTCCCTGCTCACCGCCACAATTTCTGTGCAACAAGACCACGGGGTCAGCATCCGCCAGCATGAACAACGTATCGTTTGTGTTCCCCCCCACGACGCCGTTTCTGGTGGCACACTATAACAATTTGAGCATATACAAGACCGACTTCCCCGACAACCCGCCGGTGTTCTTCGACTTCACGAACCCCGCCGTGAACACCGACCCGGCTCTGCGGTCGCTGCGCAACACAGTCCAAGACATCAGGTTGAAGAAGGTGAAGTACAACGCGACGGTGGAGATAGTGCTGCAGAACACGGCGATAGAGGGGGCGGAGAACCACCCGATACACCTCCACAGCTTCAACTTCTTTGTGCTCGCGCAGGGCTTCGGAAACTACAACGCGACGGCGGCGGTGAGCAGCTTCAATCTGGTGGACCCGCAGGTGAGGAACACCATCGCTGTGCCCGCGGGCGGATGGGCCGTCATCCGATTCGTCGCCAACAACCCAG GTGTATGGTTCATGCACTGCCATTTCGACATCCACTTGGCTCTTGGTTTGGGGACGGCTTTCTGGGTGGAGAACGGCAACACCCCGGACTCCATTCTACCCCCACCGCCTCCGGACTACCCCACTTGTTAA
- the LOC135640615 gene encoding laccase-8-like isoform X1 — MRSSAFVLVFLCFVADAAIVEHTFNVIYYLLSLQSILVSLSAVLSLVPSMEFDMLFVFQVGNLTVSRLCEDRVITAVNGQLPGPTIEVNEGDTLVVHVTNESPYNMSIHWHGIFQMLSAWADGPNMVTQCPIRPGNSYTYKFNVTGQEGTLWWHAHVSFLRATVHGALIIRPRGGPKRCPFPQPHHEVPIVLGEWWKANVVDVADEAFLTGGNPNISDAFTINGQPGDSYECSKKHTYRLKVVAGKTYMLRIINSALNNQLFFKVAGHNFTVVAVDASYTKPYKTDVVVIAPGQTVDALMVADAAPGRYYMAARPYISTGPQGPPFDTTTTTGIVKYKSAHGSSPPAMPTMPPFNDTATAHRFFTEITGLLKPGRPTVPLVVDEQMFVTFGLGLAPCEPSQVRCNRTAGSFAGSMNNVSFRFPTTTSLLEAQYKGVSGVYTADFPNNPAALFDFTNLTVNTDPSLQPLRSTVKGTKLKKVKYNATVEMVLQNTAILGTENHPLHLHGFNFFVLAQGFGNFNATAAASSYNLVDPQVRNTVAVPVGGWAVIRFVANNPGVWILHCHLDAHLPFGLATAFEVANGPTAESTLPPPPPDYPTC, encoded by the exons ATGCGTTCCTCGGCTTTCGTTCTTGTCTTCCTATGCTTCGTTGCGGATGCAGCCATCGTGGAGCACACCTTCAATGTGATCTACTACTTACTATCCCTGCAGTCAATCCTTGTTTCTCTTTCTGcagtattatctttggttccgtcGATGGAGTTCGACATGCTTTTCGTCTTTCAGGTGGGAAATCTGACGGTAAGTCGGCTGTGCGAAGACAGAGTTATCACTGCAGTGAATGGCCAGCTTCCCGGCCCCACCATAGAGGTTAACGAAGGCGACACGTTGGTGGTTCATGTCACGAACGAGTCGCCCTACAACATGTCGATCCACTG gcaTGGCATCTTCCAGATGTTAAGCGCGTGGGCGGACGGGCCGAACATGGTAACGCAGTGCCCCATCCGCCCCGGGAACAGCTACACCTACAAGTTCAACGTCACCGGCCAAGAAGGCACGCTGTGGTGGCACGCCCACGTCTCCTTCCTCCGTGCCACCGTCCACGGAGCTCTCATCATCCGTCCCAGGGGCGGCCCTAAGCGCTGCCCCTTCCCGCAGCCCCATCATGAAGTCCCCATCGTCCTGG GGGAGTGGTGGAAGGCCAATGTGGTCGATGTCGCAGACGAGGCCTTTCTTACCGGTGGGAACCCCAACATCTCCGACGCGTTCACCATCAACGGGCAGCCCGGTGACTCGTACGAATGTTCCAAGAAGC ACACCTACAGGCTCAAAGTCGTCGCAGGGAAGACGTACATGCTCCGCATCATCAACTCTGCACTCAATAATCAGCTCTTCTTCAAGGTCGCCGGGCACAACTTCACCGTGGTGGCGGTGGACGCCAGCTACACCAAGCCCTACAAAACCGACGTGGTGGTCATCGCCCCAGGGCAGACTGTCGACGCCCTCATGGTCGCCGATGCTGCCCCGGGCAGATACTATATGGCCGCCCGCCCATACATCAGCACGGGACCCCAGGGCCCTCCCTtcgacaccaccaccaccaccggtaTCGTCAAGTACAAGTCCGCCCACGGTTCTTCGCCTCCTGCGATGCCCACCATGCCGCCCTTCAACGACACCGCGACCGCCCACCGGTTCTTCACCGAGATAACCGGTCTCCTTAAGCCGGGCCGACCCACCGTCCCTCTCGTCGTGGACGAGCAGATGTTCGTTACCTTCGGGCTGGGGCTTGCTCCCTGCGAACCGAGCCAAGTCCGGTGCAACAGGACCGCGGGTTCTTTCGCTGGAAGCATGAACAACGTATCGTTTCGGTTCCCCACCACGACGTCGTTGCTGGAGGCGCAGTATAAGGGTGTGAGCGGGGTGTACACGGCCGACTTCCCCAACAACCCGGCGGCTCTCTTCGACTTCACCAACCTCACCGTGAACACCGACCCGTCCCTGCAGCCGTTGCGGTCCACGGTCAAGGGCACCAAGTTGAAGAAGGTGAAGTACAACGCGACGGTGGAGATGGTGCTGCAGAACACGGCGATACTAGGGACGGAGAACCACCCGTTGCACCTCCACGGCTTCAACTTCTTTGTGCTCGCGCAGGGCTTCGGGAACTTCAACGCGACGGCGGCGGCGAGTAGCTACAACCTGGTGGACCCGCAGGTGAGGAACACTGTCGCGGTGCCGGTGGGCGGATGGGCCGTCATCCGATTCGTCGCCAACAACCCAG GTGTATGGATCCTGCATTGCCATTTGGACGCCCACTTGCCGTTCGGGTTGGCCACAGCATTCGAGGTGGCGAACGGACCCACCGCCGAGTCGACTCTGCCTCCACCGCCGCCGGACTACCCCACTTGTTAA
- the LOC135640615 gene encoding laccase-24-like isoform X2: MRSSAFVLVFLCFVADAAIVEHTFNVGNLTVSRLCEDRVITAVNGQLPGPTIEVNEGDTLVVHVTNESPYNMSIHWHGIFQMLSAWADGPNMVTQCPIRPGNSYTYKFNVTGQEGTLWWHAHVSFLRATVHGALIIRPRGGPKRCPFPQPHHEVPIVLGEWWKANVVDVADEAFLTGGNPNISDAFTINGQPGDSYECSKKHTYRLKVVAGKTYMLRIINSALNNQLFFKVAGHNFTVVAVDASYTKPYKTDVVVIAPGQTVDALMVADAAPGRYYMAARPYISTGPQGPPFDTTTTTGIVKYKSAHGSSPPAMPTMPPFNDTATAHRFFTEITGLLKPGRPTVPLVVDEQMFVTFGLGLAPCEPSQVRCNRTAGSFAGSMNNVSFRFPTTTSLLEAQYKGVSGVYTADFPNNPAALFDFTNLTVNTDPSLQPLRSTVKGTKLKKVKYNATVEMVLQNTAILGTENHPLHLHGFNFFVLAQGFGNFNATAAASSYNLVDPQVRNTVAVPVGGWAVIRFVANNPGVWILHCHLDAHLPFGLATAFEVANGPTAESTLPPPPPDYPTC; this comes from the exons ATGCGTTCCTCGGCTTTCGTTCTTGTCTTCCTATGCTTCGTTGCGGATGCAGCCATCGTGGAGCACACCTTCAAT GTGGGAAATCTGACGGTAAGTCGGCTGTGCGAAGACAGAGTTATCACTGCAGTGAATGGCCAGCTTCCCGGCCCCACCATAGAGGTTAACGAAGGCGACACGTTGGTGGTTCATGTCACGAACGAGTCGCCCTACAACATGTCGATCCACTG gcaTGGCATCTTCCAGATGTTAAGCGCGTGGGCGGACGGGCCGAACATGGTAACGCAGTGCCCCATCCGCCCCGGGAACAGCTACACCTACAAGTTCAACGTCACCGGCCAAGAAGGCACGCTGTGGTGGCACGCCCACGTCTCCTTCCTCCGTGCCACCGTCCACGGAGCTCTCATCATCCGTCCCAGGGGCGGCCCTAAGCGCTGCCCCTTCCCGCAGCCCCATCATGAAGTCCCCATCGTCCTGG GGGAGTGGTGGAAGGCCAATGTGGTCGATGTCGCAGACGAGGCCTTTCTTACCGGTGGGAACCCCAACATCTCCGACGCGTTCACCATCAACGGGCAGCCCGGTGACTCGTACGAATGTTCCAAGAAGC ACACCTACAGGCTCAAAGTCGTCGCAGGGAAGACGTACATGCTCCGCATCATCAACTCTGCACTCAATAATCAGCTCTTCTTCAAGGTCGCCGGGCACAACTTCACCGTGGTGGCGGTGGACGCCAGCTACACCAAGCCCTACAAAACCGACGTGGTGGTCATCGCCCCAGGGCAGACTGTCGACGCCCTCATGGTCGCCGATGCTGCCCCGGGCAGATACTATATGGCCGCCCGCCCATACATCAGCACGGGACCCCAGGGCCCTCCCTtcgacaccaccaccaccaccggtaTCGTCAAGTACAAGTCCGCCCACGGTTCTTCGCCTCCTGCGATGCCCACCATGCCGCCCTTCAACGACACCGCGACCGCCCACCGGTTCTTCACCGAGATAACCGGTCTCCTTAAGCCGGGCCGACCCACCGTCCCTCTCGTCGTGGACGAGCAGATGTTCGTTACCTTCGGGCTGGGGCTTGCTCCCTGCGAACCGAGCCAAGTCCGGTGCAACAGGACCGCGGGTTCTTTCGCTGGAAGCATGAACAACGTATCGTTTCGGTTCCCCACCACGACGTCGTTGCTGGAGGCGCAGTATAAGGGTGTGAGCGGGGTGTACACGGCCGACTTCCCCAACAACCCGGCGGCTCTCTTCGACTTCACCAACCTCACCGTGAACACCGACCCGTCCCTGCAGCCGTTGCGGTCCACGGTCAAGGGCACCAAGTTGAAGAAGGTGAAGTACAACGCGACGGTGGAGATGGTGCTGCAGAACACGGCGATACTAGGGACGGAGAACCACCCGTTGCACCTCCACGGCTTCAACTTCTTTGTGCTCGCGCAGGGCTTCGGGAACTTCAACGCGACGGCGGCGGCGAGTAGCTACAACCTGGTGGACCCGCAGGTGAGGAACACTGTCGCGGTGCCGGTGGGCGGATGGGCCGTCATCCGATTCGTCGCCAACAACCCAG GTGTATGGATCCTGCATTGCCATTTGGACGCCCACTTGCCGTTCGGGTTGGCCACAGCATTCGAGGTGGCGAACGGACCCACCGCCGAGTCGACTCTGCCTCCACCGCCGCCGGACTACCCCACTTGTTAA
- the LOC103990188 gene encoding 17.3 kDa class I heat shock protein: MSLIPFGFGPWRSDVFDPFSLDVWDPFEGFPFESPLYFPRLSFPPVAFSDEASAFNAARVDWKETPEAHVFTADLPGLRKEEVKVEVEDGRVLQISGERNQEREEKTDTWYRVERSSGKFLRRFRLPENAKVEQVKAAMENGVLTVTVPKEGVMVPNVKSVDISG, from the coding sequence ATGTCGCTCATCCCCTTCGGATTCGGCCCCTGGCGGAGCGACGTCTTCGATCCCTTCTCCCTCGACGTCTGGGATCCCTTCGAGGGCTTCCCCTTCGAGTCACCTCTCTACTTCCCCCGTCTCTCCTTCCCTCCCGTCGCCTTCTCCGACGAGGCCTCGGCCTTCAACGCCGCCCGTGTCGACTGGAAGGAGACCCCCGAGGCCCACGTGTTTACGGCCGATCTGCCCGGACTGAGGAAGGAGGAGGTCAAGGTGGAGGTGGAGGACGGCCGCGTCCTCCAGATCAGCGGCGAGCGGAACCAAGAACGCGAGGAGAAGACCGATACCTGGTACCGCGTCGAGCGGAGCAGCGGCAAGTTCCTTCGGAGGTTCCGCCTGCCGGAGAACGCGAAAGTCGAGCAGGTGAAAGCCGCCATGGAGAACGGCGTCCTCACCGTCACCGTCCCCAAGGAGGGAGTGATGGTGCCCAATGTTAAGTCGGTCGATATCTCCGGTTGA